The DNA window ATCTTGCTTTCTGAGCCTCGCCAGGCGATTTTCCACGCCAAAACACACGGCCCATTCACGAATATTTTCTATCGGGCTCAGTTACACAATCCGGTTGGGGTCGCTGGTATCGGGCAATTGTCCGTGATAGCGAAAAACCAGCTTGAGCAGGCGCACCAACATTCGTGACTGCTTGCGGACGTACCACTGGTCAGCGGCGCGGCGGTTCCCGAGGGCGTAAGTGGGGTATGGGTGGATGGTATCGGCCATCTTGCGGAGCGACACCTTATTCCGCATGGCAAGTGCGAATTCGCCGATCATGTCGCCGGCGTGAGCACCCAGGATGCTGGCGCCATATATTCTTCCATCAAATTTTCGCGCGAGGACTTTCACCACACCGGCGGTCTCGCGGTCAGTGACGGCACGGTCGACCTTGCTGAAGGGAAAACGGTAGACGGCATACCGCTGCTTGCGGTTTTTCAATTCAATTTCAGATGCGCCCGCGTGCGCAAGCTCGGGGTCAGTAAACGTGCACCAGGGAACGTTAACGGCGTCAACCGACGTTCGAACCCGGAGCAGTGCGTTGGTGACGGCCACTTTGGCCATGTGTTCCGACATGTGCGTGAACTGGAAGAGTCCTGTAACATCTCCGCAGGCAAAAATGTTTTCCGCCGAGGTTCGGCAATGGCGGTCTACGGTGACGCCGTTGCGGCTGACCCGGACGCCTGCAGCCTCCAGACCTAACTCATCGAAGTTGGGCCGGCGGCCCGCCGCCACCAGCAGGACATCTCCTTCCACGGTTTCCGGCGTCGGCGAAGAATTCCTGCGGAAAGCGGCGCGGATCTTTGTGCCGGCACACTCGGTTCCTTCTACAGTGCTTCCCAACAGAAACCGGATTCCCTCGGCGGCAAGATGTTCGCCCAGGAGTCCAGTAAGTTCTGCATCGTCGCGAGGCAAAATATGATCCTGCGTGTTAATAACAACAATCTCGCTGCCGAGTCTCCGGAAGGCCTGTGCCATTTCGATTCCAACCGGACCCGCGCCGAGGACAATCAACCTTGCCGGCAGCTTTGAGATCGTGAAGATCGTTTCGCTGGTAAGGTAAGGCGTTTCGGCAAGCCCCTCGATGGGCGGGATGCTCGGACGCCCGCCTGTAGCGATCACGAAATAGCGGGATGCCACCTGGCGCCTGCCTCCGCCGCGTCCCAGGACCTCAATCTGTCTTGGGCTGATGAATTGTGCCCTTCCTTCAATGACGGTGATGCCCATTTTCTGGTAGACAGGAGGAGCGTCAGCCTCTTCATAAACGGCGTTTTGAATTTCGTGAACTTTGTCCATGACCGTGGAAAAGTCAAACTCTGGTTCTGACGCCTTCAGACCGTAACGATTGGCTGTGCGAATATTGTTGGCGATTCCGGCTGCCTTCAGCAGGGCCTTGCTCGGCACGCAGCCGGTCCAGGTGCAGTCACCGCCAAGCCTGCTCTCTTCCACTAGCGCCGTTTTTGCGCCCAGGGAGGCCGACATTCCCGCGGCGGTCAGTCCTGCGGCACCCCCGCCAATCACAACCATGTCAAAGTCCAGCGCCATTTGGGCCCTTGCTGTCCAGAGGCCTCGTCATCTTAGCGACCCCTGCAGATCTCAAATTTCCCAATTCAAAGATTTATACCATTTCTCACCCTTCGATGCGCATGGATCGATTGGGTCAGAGCGTTGCCCTCGTCGGGTAGGAGATTTTGCGGCATGGTATCCGCCTGTACACAATTACAATGGCCCATTGGGTGATACAACGGCACTGTATGTCGAAAAGAACAGGGCCACGTTCTCCATTTTCTCCACGCGCCGGAACCGCCACGAGGATTTTGACCGACTCATCGGGGAAGGCCCCTCAGAAGGGCTCGCCACTGAGGCAGCGTCCGATGACTTTCTGGAGGGCCTGCCACGGGACGTACATTCGGGATCCCATGCGAAGCGAGTAAACCTTGCCCGAATCCAGCCAGCGATAAAAAGTAGAGCGGGAAATGTGACCGCCGGTTCTGCTGCGGAGGATCCGCCAGGCGGCAGTCGGAGGCAGTAACTGGGAGTGTGAATGGATTTCTCCCAAATTGAGTGCTCCAGTCGGAACCGTCGATCGATTGAATGATTCTGTCCTAATTGCCATGCGTTGACACCTCGATGGAAGTGGCGCCGCTTTTGCTCATGCGGTCCATTGTGGAGCAGATTCCGGATTACAACTCAATCCTGCTATTTCCGTCAATCGAGACATGCCAGGATATACCCCTGCATTAGATGGCGGAATAAACCCAGTCTGGGGGTCGAAGTTTCCTTCCGGCTTCGGCATCAAGTTAATCGGCTAAGAAGTTCCATCGTCTTGAAATTGTTCCCAATTGGCGGCCATGCGGCGGCGGTCGCGTTTACGGCTTCCTTCGTACTCTTTTTCTGTCGGCAGGATCCTCGCAGGGTCAAGAAGCATGCCCGTGGGTTGGTGGGAACGAAAAAGTGCCGGTTCTTCCTGTTGGTGTATATGGTAGACACACATTCCGTAACCGAACGAAGATGCCGGAAATACGCATCCTTTTTCTGCGCAGCGTACAGTTAAAAAAGAGGTGTTCTCAGGTTTCGCGACTGAATTTGTAGTGAAGCCGAGCTGCTGAGGCCCAGCAAGCTTGCCGGCAGTCCCGGAATCTCTTCTTCCTTCAAGGTCAACGGCCGAATGAGCAACGGACTGAAAACAAATATTCCGGTTCGAATCTTTCATCGTACTCCTCCTTGTGTTCTGTTTCGAGGTATCGATCGGGCAAGGAATCATGAGGTAAGGCTGGTTGCAACCAGGTTTGGATATGTGAGGTGGAGCAGTGCTTCGGCCAGTCCTCGGCGATATCGACAGGTCCATGTTGATTCCTGTACCCACCGAAAAAGGTAAACGGGAGGGACAAAAAGGCAACGAGTCTGAAAAGGCTCCTTTAGGAGTTGTTACGAGATAATCAAAACAAAGCAGTTGAGAAACGAGTCCGAGTTCAGGATTGCTGCCCGTACCCTTGATGCCACGTGTAGAATCAGTAAACATGTTCCCCACAAACGTTTGCTTGCTCGTTGACCTAAGCATGTGATACAACTCAGAACTCGCGTGGATTGGTGCTGCCCGTAGAGCCCTTTGAATTGTAGCGGGGGAAGCTTTGACGCAGACAGTACGACCCAAGCCCCGGTCGCCTGCACCGTCCCCCCCTTTCAACGGTTGCATGCAGTCGCGGCTCAGGCGCAACAAGAACGTCCGGAAGCAACAAAAAGCTTCCGAATTCACAAACCTGTGGTATACTAGCCTATATTTATAGTCATGTCAAGTGAAAACTAACCAGGAGAAGGTCCTCGATGGCTGATCTCGATGTATCAAAAGTAATTCGCAGAGTTCGACAGAAGCTTCAGGTGAGCCAGGAGGGATTGTCACGCCTTCTGAATGCCACGAAGGGAGCTGTCCAGCACTGGGAACGCGGGAGGAACCGGCCAGACCTCGCACGCCTGATGGCCTTGCGCCAGCTCTGCCCTCCTTCTCAGGAGCGCAAGGACCTGGATGCTCTTATCCGGGACTCACAAGTTCAGGTTTCACCCTACTCTTCGATCAAAACCGGATTGCGGACCCAGGCTGCAAAGGGAAAGGACCTTGATGAATTGTTTCCACCGCAGGGACTCGATGTTCTGCGGCGCGAAAATCAGCGGCTCCAGCGCCAGATTGCCAAGCTCCAATCAACCCTGGACCGGAAGACCCAGCAGGTCCATATTCTTGAGGAACTTGCTAAAGATCTCCAAAGTCAGATTGCAAGCCTCCAGTCCGGGACGACAGGAACACCGGCGGTCTCCGCTGAGCCAACGGCCAAGTCGGCGGACCAATAGGCACCTTTTTGGCGTTGGAGGCTGTGGCCTGCGAATGATGCCGGTATTTTCTCAGGCTAAGTCTCGAACGGCTGTAATCGACTGTGCCGTGGAGTACAGGGTCGAAGACGTTCCATCCGGCGGTCGAAGATCCTTTCGAGGAAAATCGTTCCAGTCCCATTGGCCAGATATACACCGGTTCTCAAGGAGCCTGCTCAGCCAT is part of the Acidobacteriota bacterium genome and encodes:
- a CDS encoding helix-turn-helix domain-containing protein is translated as MADLDVSKVIRRVRQKLQVSQEGLSRLLNATKGAVQHWERGRNRPDLARLMALRQLCPPSQERKDLDALIRDSQVQVSPYSSIKTGLRTQAAKGKDLDELFPPQGLDVLRRENQRLQRQIAKLQSTLDRKTQQVHILEELAKDLQSQIASLQSGTTGTPAVSAEPTAKSADQ
- a CDS encoding FAD-dependent oxidoreductase, giving the protein MALDFDMVVIGGGAAGLTAAGMSASLGAKTALVEESRLGGDCTWTGCVPSKALLKAAGIANNIRTANRYGLKASEPEFDFSTVMDKVHEIQNAVYEEADAPPVYQKMGITVIEGRAQFISPRQIEVLGRGGGRRQVASRYFVIATGGRPSIPPIEGLAETPYLTSETIFTISKLPARLIVLGAGPVGIEMAQAFRRLGSEIVVINTQDHILPRDDAELTGLLGEHLAAEGIRFLLGSTVEGTECAGTKIRAAFRRNSSPTPETVEGDVLLVAAGRRPNFDELGLEAAGVRVSRNGVTVDRHCRTSAENIFACGDVTGLFQFTHMSEHMAKVAVTNALLRVRTSVDAVNVPWCTFTDPELAHAGASEIELKNRKQRYAVYRFPFSKVDRAVTDRETAGVVKVLARKFDGRIYGASILGAHAGDMIGEFALAMRNKVSLRKMADTIHPYPTYALGNRRAADQWYVRKQSRMLVRLLKLVFRYHGQLPDTSDPNRIV